ATTGAGATAGTAAAAAACGAGAATATTGATGCGATAGAGCCTGCACTTTTGCAACTTGATGAAAAGATTAGAAATCATGAGAACGAGTTAAAAGTTGTATCCGAGAAAATTGGAAGTATCAGTAAAGAGTTGGAACAGATGGATGGCAGCGCTGTTGCCGCTCAGCTTGAGGAAGACGCCCAATCGCTACTGGCCGAAATTTCGACGAATACCGAACAATATGCCCGCCTAAAAATATCAGAAATAATTTTAGCTCGTGCAATTGAACAATATAGGATGAAAAATCAAGGGCCATTGCTCAACCGTGCGGGAGAGATTTTTTCTGGGTTGACACTCGGATCGTTTGATAGATTGAGGACTGATTTTGGTAGTAATGATGAAGATATTCTTGTAGGTATTCGGTCCGGAGAGAAGGGCTCTGTTGAAGTGCCGGGGATGAGCGATGGTACGGCGGATCAACTTTATCTCGCTCTCCGCCTGGCAAGTCTGGAAAGATATTTTGATAACCATCCGCCAATTCCGTTCATTTTGGATGATATCCTTGTAAATTTTGATAATGAGCGTGCAACTGCTACGCTTAAAATGCTTGCTGATCTATCTCAGCATACACAGATTATCTTTTTCACCCACCATCGGCATATAGTTGATATCGCAAAAGAGAACATCAATGAAAACATTTTCTACACGTATGATCTATGTTGAAAGATATACATTATAAAAAAATAAAAATAAAAAATTTTATATATTTTTTATGGAGAAATTATTATGTCTGTTGAAATGCTCAAACCGGTTTTGATGATACCGGGACCAATGGATGTACCTGACGAGGTTTTGCGGAGGTTAAGTCACCAGGTTTTTCCGCATTACGATGCAGCCACCCGTTTTCCCCAGTTCTATAATGAGCTTGCCGAAAAAATGAAACCGGTGTTCGGGCTTGATGCGGGGAGTGTGTTCATTCCCAGCGGCAGCGGAACCCTGGCGGTCAACATGGCGCTGGCCAGCCTTTTAACCCCAGCGGATGAAGTGCTTGTCCTTTCCAATGGAACATTGGGGGAATATGCGGAAAAGAATCTGAACTGCCTCGGAATTCCGTCCACCTTTGTCAAGGATACCTGGGGAAAAGCCTTTGATCCGGAAAAAGTACGCGATGCCATGAAAAAGAAACGGCATCCTTTCATCTATATGACCCACAATGAAAGCTCCACCGCGGTGGTGAATCCCATACCTCCCATCGGAAAAATCGCCCGGGAATTCGATGCACTTCTCATCGTGGATTCCATTTCAGGCGTCGGCGGTGTGTTGGTTGACATGGGGGATAACGGCGCTGATGTCGTTGCGGGGGCCAGCCAGAAGTGCCTGGAGCTTCCTCCCGGTCTCGCGCCGGTTGCGGTGGGGGAGAGGGCCTGGCGTTACATGGATTCCATGAAAAATCGCCGGGTTCCGTTCTACCTTGATTTTCAGAGCTGGAAAAACGCTGCAATCTCCATGCATGATCACCATCCCCAGCCGGTAACCGGCAACACATCGTTTCTGTATGCGCTGGACTGGACGGTGGATCAGATTCTCAAAGAGGGAGTGTTTAACCGTCAGGAACGGTTCCGTTCCGCCGGAAACAGGCTTCGCTCCGGTCTGGCCGGGCTGGGGTTTCGGATGAGCGCCGATCCGCGAGACGCTTCGCCGGTGGTTACCGATTTTTATCCTCCGGCAGGAATATTCGGGGAAGAGTTCCGCGCATACTGCATGGAAAAGCATAATATCATGATCGGCCAGGGATTCGCTTACAGGGATAAAGAGGGAAGGAGCCTGACTTTCCGCATCGCTCATTTCGGCCTTGCGGCGAGTCCCGAACGAATCGAGCGTATGATCGAGATCGCCGGAGAGTTTGTAGAAAGCAGGTGATAATGAAGGTGGATACCCGCGTCTTCTTGCGTGGGTACACTATTCCATAATTTACGAATTGTTGGAGGTTTACCAGATAAAGTTCTCATAACTCCCGTAAAAAGGCTTTATCGGGAGATTCAGCGCCCAGTGTGCTGCGCGCCACAACATCTCGGAATATGGCGGCTCGCTCCATGTCCACGAGTAATGACCCGGTGTCATTCCTACAATCCTGCCTTTGCCCCGCTGGGCGCACCACCCCTGTATTGTTCGATGATCATCGTGCACACCATGACTTCTGAACAGCAGTGTCACATCCGGGTCACGGGGGTCAGCCATATATACACCGAATTGCTCATCGAGTTGTATGACGAACGGTTCAATACCCTGGGTTATGGGGTGATCCTGATTCAGGTTATGGATTATAACCGGCTGGATTTCTCTGTGAAGCATCGAATAAGCGCCCATCAATGAATTGAGTTTATCACCTGCGAACCAGCAGGTATTGTGAATGGCGAGCCAGCCCATACCGCGATTTGTTATGCCGTCAATGATCGCCGCCACATTTTTGTCGGTATATATGAAACCGGAATAATAGGTGATGAGCAGATCGGTATCATTGATCATGTCAGGTGTTATTGGCCTGTAGTTCCCTGCCCACCAAAAACGGGCGTTTTTTACACGAGTCATTATCGGTCTGAGACCCGTTTCGAGTGTAGGATCGTTTTCGCATAGTGCTGTAATTGATATTTCGCCTGGCTTTTTCGGTTCCCATGTCGACAGCCTTGGTGATTGCTGGGAATGCAGATTCGAAGAGGATAATGCGGCGACGGTTGCCGCAAGGCCGGTTTGCAGCACATTCCGTCTTGAATGTTTTTGAAGAATGGAATTCATGTATTTCTCCTGTATGAATTCATGGTTCTGTCAAAAGTATTATGAAATTTAACACTTAAAGATCAGATATTATTAAGGTTAGCAAAATTATGATGTTCTCCCCCTTGTCTAACTACCAAAATATTTTCTCAAAAGGGGCTTTA
The genomic region above belongs to Candidatus Latescibacter sp. and contains:
- a CDS encoding alanine--glyoxylate aminotransferase family protein, which produces MSVEMLKPVLMIPGPMDVPDEVLRRLSHQVFPHYDAATRFPQFYNELAEKMKPVFGLDAGSVFIPSGSGTLAVNMALASLLTPADEVLVLSNGTLGEYAEKNLNCLGIPSTFVKDTWGKAFDPEKVRDAMKKKRHPFIYMTHNESSTAVVNPIPPIGKIAREFDALLIVDSISGVGGVLVDMGDNGADVVAGASQKCLELPPGLAPVAVGERAWRYMDSMKNRRVPFYLDFQSWKNAAISMHDHHPQPVTGNTSFLYALDWTVDQILKEGVFNRQERFRSAGNRLRSGLAGLGFRMSADPRDASPVVTDFYPPAGIFGEEFRAYCMEKHNIMIGQGFAYRDKEGRSLTFRIAHFGLAASPERIERMIEIAGEFVESR
- a CDS encoding ThuA domain-containing protein, with the translated sequence MNSILQKHSRRNVLQTGLAATVAALSSSNLHSQQSPRLSTWEPKKPGEISITALCENDPTLETGLRPIMTRVKNARFWWAGNYRPITPDMINDTDLLITYYSGFIYTDKNVAAIIDGITNRGMGWLAIHNTCWFAGDKLNSLMGAYSMLHREIQPVIIHNLNQDHPITQGIEPFVIQLDEQFGVYMADPRDPDVTLLFRSHGVHDDHRTIQGWCAQRGKGRIVGMTPGHYSWTWSEPPYSEMLWRAAHWALNLPIKPFYGSYENFIW